The nucleotide sequence TCGTACATAGTCAACAGCTGCAGCGTTGTTTTCGTTGGCATGAAAACTTTGCGTCCATTTTATTAAGCAATCTAATTGGTGATTTTGCGCAATATTTTTAGCTGTGGTTTCAAGTGTTGTTTCGATTTTTTTCATTTGTTCGTTTTTGTCTGTTCGAACCGTAAAATGAGTTTCACCAGCACCCGCTGATATGCCGTATGCTTTTTTACCCATTTTGATATAAATAGAGGTTATTAAGCAAAAGTTGTCTTTGGTAATGTCTGCCTGAATGTGTTGTTGAAATGCATTGGTTATTTCGGCTAGTGCCAAAGCGGGATTGATTCCTTTTTCGGGTTCCCCAGCGTGCGAAGTTTTACCTTTGAGTTTGATGATAATACTATTGACAGCACAGGTAAAAGTGTTGTTTTTAACGACAATTTGGTTTTGTGGATAGCTTGGTAAATTGTGTAAAGCAAATACAAAATCGGGTTCTAAAGTTTTGAATTTTGGGTCAGCATTGACTCTTACCGCACCGCGACCATCCTCTTCGGCGGGTTGAAATAATAATACGACTTTGCCTGAATCAGGTCTTTGATGGTGTAGTTGAGTGGCGAGCCCGCAAACAATTGCCATGTGTCCGTCATGTCCGCACTTATGTGAAATGCCTTCAAAGGTTGATTTATGTTCGAAACTATTGATTTCTTCAATTGGTAGCGCATCTAACTCGCAACGAAATAAGACTGTTTTACCAGGTTTTGCTCCTTTATAGATGGCTAAAATTCCAGTTTCGCCTACTTCAGTTTCAATTTCATCGGGCGGATAGTTTTCTAAAAATGAAATAATCCTTTTGGCTGTTTCTTTTTCATTTAGAGATACTTCTGGGTGTTTATGTAAAGTCTTTCTTAATTCAATTAACGAGGCTATCGGTAGGTTTGGATTTTCCATTTTTGATTGTTTTTTGCTTTGACAAAGTATAGCTAACTTTAATTTAAATTATTATCTGCAAAAATCTGCGTGCTAATTTTTCACGCAGATTTTCGCAGATTTGGCAGATTTAATTAAGATCAATAAGTTTTTAGTTGCTTTAAATTCATTTACTTAGAATTATTATTTAATAAGACGCATTTCTAGGTATTTGTTAGTAAAACCCAATTTTTCATACAGCTTTCTAGCCGGATTGTCAGGCTCTACGTGTAAAGCAATATTTCCATCGGCAATGCTAATCGCTTTTTCCATCAATTGTTTTCCGTAACCTTTGCCGCGTTGGCTGTTATCAACGGCAATATAGACTAAGATGTTTTCAGGGATAAAGCCTTTCATTCCAGTACTATTAAGAATGACCACACCAACAATTTTATTTTCATCAATTCCCACTACAATATTTCCTCCTCTGTGTGGATTCATCACGTAGTCAATGCATTTTGAAATATCTTCGACAGCGTCTCCATATTGTTCTAAATGAGTGAAAAGAAATTGTGCAATAGCTTGATTGGTATAAATTTTATCTTCTCCTGAAGTGGTATTAATTATTTTGAATTCCATATTGTTTTTCGTTTTTATTAAAATGATAAATAGATAGGCTAATGAATAATAGAAGAGAAATACTGATTCCGTAAATATTAGCGTCTAATTTTTCGGGTAATTGTATCCCTAAAGGTAGCTTATTTTTAGTTAAGATAAGAATGATAGTCGTTGCACCTCCTAATAACATGCTCCAAAAGGCTGCTATTGGGTGGCTTTTTTTCCAAAACAAAGCACCTAGTACGGGAATGAAAAGTCCTGATACCATAAAGGCATAGGAGTAGAGCATCAGTTCAAGTACATTTTGCATTTGGGAAGCCAATAAAATAGCAAAGAAACCAACGGCTAAGGTGACGATTTGCGACAATTGCAATTCTTTTTTATGACTGAGTTCTTTTTTGGAGAATTTGGCAATAATATCAGTGACAATATTTCCTGAGGCGGCCATCAGGCAACTGTCAGCGGTAGAAAGAATGGCTGAAAAATAGGAGGAAAGCATCAGTCCCATTAATCCTACGGGCAAAATTGTTGCTAATAAGACAGGTAGTCCCATTTCGCTGTCCATACTGTTTGCGTCGGTAATTCCAGTAAACATTCCTTGATTAGCAGCCACTTTAGCAAGCATCCCTAAAATAACGCCCATGAAAGCCATGATTGGCCATTCAAAAACACCTGCTATTAACCAAGCTTTTTTGGCTTCTTTTTCTCCTTTGCAAGCATAAATTCGTTGGTACAGCGTCATTCCCACAAACCAAATTGGAATAATAGTAATGGACCAATTCAAAATTTGATACCCATTGATATTGGTCAACCTTAGGTGTTCAGCAGGTAATGAACTGACAATAGCATCATAACCCCCAACAGCATGATAAGCCATTGGAATTCCAATAAAAATTAATCCACTTATTAAGACAATCCACTGAATTGTATCCGTGTAGATTACGGCTTTTAAACCTCCAATAGCGGTGTAGATAACCGCAATTAACCCCATGACAATCAATGCGGTTTGGATATTTAATCCTTCGATGGTTGCTGAGGCTAATTTGGCTCCAGCCAAAACCTGTGAACTCGTAAAACCAATGTATCCAATGGCTGAAATAATTCCTGCTAATAAGGCTACTTTGGCGTTGTAAAAGTGATTGAAGATTTGCGGAAAAGTAAAGAATTTGTGTTTGTGTCCCAATTCGCTCACTTTCGGAATTAAGAAAACGGCACTCAACCAAGCACCAATTAGTCCTGTGAAAAGCATCCAAGATCCTGAAATTCCTATTGTGAAACCCAAACCTCCAAGTCCGATGGAAAATCCACCACCTACATCAGTAGCCACAACTGACAAACCGATGTGCCAACTGTTCATGCTGCGACCACTTACGTAAAAATCTTCGGCTGTTTTGTTTTTTTTGTAAAAATAATAGCCCACTCCAAGCATAGCAAGCATATAAACGATAAAGATTATAAAATCTATTACGTGCATGGTATTGTATTTCAGATTATTTAAAGCCTGTATTGTAAATGGAATTTTTCCAAAGGCGTCGAATGCAGTAAACTGCATAAAATGATAATTTTCAGTTTGATTTCGATTATAAGAAATGCTAGAATGGCTTTAGCGAAATGATAAAATAAATCGCTTTTAAGCCCTGAAAATTGAATTAATCATTGCAAATATACGATTTTATATCAAAAAGACTATTAAGATTGCATGCTTCCCCTTTTTGTAAAATATAAAATGAACCACAAATTACACAGATTATCACAAATTCTTTGGGTTTGAAAAAAGCATTACTCGAATTTTTATAATCATAAATAATTTGTGTAACAGGCTAGGTTTCAATTTATTTATTCTCGTCTTTCAACTATAAAATGTTTTTTTATTTTTTATAAGATTTTTCTATGTCGAAATGGTAAAATGTTTATTTTTATTAAAAAATATCTGTCATGTTAGTTAAAGTTTTTGGAAGTGCCGTTTTTGGTGTCGAAGCGACTACCATCACTGTCGAAGTGAATATTGATAAAGGAATAGGCTATCATTTAGTTGGATTGCCTGATAACGCCATTAAAGAAAGTAGTTATCGAATTGCCGCAGCACTTAAAAATAACGAATACCATTTTCCTGGAAAGAAAATCATTGTCAATATGGCTCCTGCCGACTTACGTAAGGAAGGTTCAGCCTATGATTTGACCTTGACGATTGGGATTTTGGCAGCTTCAAACCAAATAAAAATGGATGAAATAGACAAATACATTATCATGGGCGAATTGTCTCTGGATGGTAGTTTACAACCTATAAAAGGTGCTCTGCCTATCGCTATCAAAGCTAAAGAAGAAGGTTTTAAAGGTTTTTTTCTGCCGAAACAAAACGTAAAAGAAGCGGCAATTGTGGCGGGACTAGATGTGTATGGCGTTGAGAATGTATTGGAAGTGATTGATTTTTTTAATGGTAAAGGAAGTTTAGAGCCTACACGCATTGACACTCGAGCCGAATTCTATAAAGATTTGGATTTTCCTGAATTTGATTTTTCTGATGTGAAAGGGCAGGAGTCCATCAAGCGTTGTATGGAAATTGCAGCGGCTGGTGGTCATAATATTATTTTGATTGGTCCACCCGGAGCAGGAAAAACCATGTTGGCCAAACGTTTGCCGAGTATTTTACCGCCCATGACCTTGAGAGAAGCCTTAGAAACAACTAAAATACATAGTGTGGCGGGTAAGTTGAAAGAAGTTGGGTTAATGAACCAACGACCATTTAGGAGTCCGCATCATACTATTTCAAATGTAGCGCTTGTTGGCGGTGGAAGTTATCCGCAACCGGGGGAGATTTCGATGGCACACAATGGGGTATTGTTTCTAGATGAGTTGCCCGAATTTAAACGGGATGTACTCGAAGTGATGCGCCAACCGTTAGAAGACCGTGAAGTGACGATTTCGAGAGCCAAATTTACCGTGACTTATCCTTCTTCGTTTATGTTGGTGGCGAGTATGAACCCAAGTCCGAGTGGTTTTTTTAATGACCCTGATGCGCCACAAACTTCTTCGCCACATGAAATGCAACGTTATTTGAGTAAAATATCAGGACCTTTATTGGACCGAATCGACATTCATATTGAAGTGACTCCAGTCCCTTTTGAAAAATTATCCGATGATCGTAAGGCCGAAGCTAGTGTGGATATTCGTAAAAGGGTTACTGCAGCTCGAGAGTTTCAATCCTTTCGTTTTCAGGAGATGGAGCACATTCATTATAATGCGCAAATGAACACCAAACACATCCGAGAGTTTTGTGCCCTTGATGAGGAGTCCAAACAATTATTAAAAACCGCGATGGAACGACTCAATCTTTCGGCACGTGCTTACGACCGAATTTTGAAAGTTTCAAGAACGATAGCCGACTTGGAAGCTTCGCCGAATGTTGGCCCTTCACATATTGCCGAGGCGATTCAGTATCGTAGTTTGGATCGTGATGGGTGGTTGGGGTAGATTGTTTGCTCACTCACTGTAGCGAGCTAGGACACGGATGAAACGGATTCGCTAAAGCGAAAACACTGATTTAAACGGATTTTGTATGCTGAATTTTAAGGAGATAAAGTTTTATCAACTACATTGTTTATCATTATGACACACAGTAACCCCAATCTTGTCTTTGCGACGTAGGAGCAATCTCCGTAAGTAGCTCGACAAAGTGTTTCTTGTAATTCTGGTGCTCGATTGCATCGAGTACCTACTTGCTTTTGTGTACTTAGGCACATTCAGAAGTAAGCCTACTTTTTTGCAAGAAATAAAAAAATGACCAAATTTTAGAGTTTCAAAATTGGTCATTTTTATTTTTCACGGACTCTGATGTATCAAAAAAGTCTTTTTTAGGTATTGACTAGACGCACGTTCTCCACGGAGGTGTTTTTTGTTTTTTTAGGCTGCTAAAATTTGTTGCTGCTTGAGAATTCTTCTTCCTATTTCCAGGGCATTTCCTGTATGTATTCCGAAGAAGATCCAAAGCATTTCACTTTTTTGGGTTTTGGCTTTTATCTTTTTTAGATTGTAATGTTCTTTCTCTTTTCCAAAACTTCCTTCTAATCGAGTGGAGCGTTCTTTTTTGATTTCTTTAGCTAAGATTTTACGCTGTTCTTCATTTTTGCCAGCTTTTCCTTTTCGCACAAAATCGGTTTGGATGTTGTTTGAAGTGGTGAATGTTCGATTTTTATTGGTGGCATAAATTGCATCAGCACCAAGCATTTTTACTTTAGTTTTGGTTAAGTTTTGAGCGCAAAAAACCGTGCTTTGAAGACGTGTACCTTCATTGAAAGCTCTGTACTGAATATGTTCTATAAAATTAATTCCATCAATTTGGATTTTGTTGACTTTGGCTCCAAATTCAACTTGTTTTACTTCCTTACCTCTTACAATAGGTCTAATATAGCTTTTACTAATACTTATTATTCTATCTGGAACACTTTTGCCTGTTTTAAAAATTTGAGACTGTTGTTGATACACCTTAGCGATTAGAGAACGTTGGTTTTTGTATTTTTTAGTAGCTTCAAAAGAATTTTGATTCTCAATTTTATTGAGTTCAGCGTTAAGTTTGTACAATAATTTCAACAGTCCTCTGGTTACTTTTGTACGGTGTTTTGATTGCTTTTTTCTTTTTTTAGAATATTCATTATAGCGTCTACACCAATCCAAATACTTGGTTCTTGGTAACTTGATTTTTAACATACCACATAAGGCTTCCATTTGTTTGTAATTCCATTGTACGCATTCCCATAGTAGTTTTTGATTAGTTGGAAAGCGTACCTCGCTTTCGTAACAAGTGGCATCGGTAAAAATTTTATCCAAATCACTCATAAATGGAATCCAGTTTTTAGCTAATATTTCTTGACTCTTTCGAATATTTAAACCTTTGGAGAGTTCCATTCTGATTTGGCTCACGATTTTAAAATTAGTCAGGGGCTTGTCTATAGGAATTAGAATGTCGCAAAAAAACTGCATGAAAATATTACCGTTCAAAAGCTCAATAAGTTTTTTATCCGAGCAACCGTAGTAATTTTTTAACATCATCAGGGCAATCTTACCCTTGGGACTAAAATAACAATGAGTCCCTTTGTTAGAATCTTTCAATTTGAAGGCTTGACTAAGCTCAGAAAAAGGCATTGAAAGGTATATTTTACCCAAATCCGTTTTTAAAAATTGGGCGTAAAAACTATCAAAATTTTCATTGATAGTAAAAATTGAAAATTTGTATTGAAATTCGCTTAAACGTACTATTTTTGCCATCACACTTTAAAAGAAAACCCCGTTTTTGACTCGTTTTGAGCAATTTCGGGGTTTGTTTCTTCTAAAATAATACCTATTTTGCTGAAAAACAACTTTTTGTGTTATTATGAATGTGCCTACTTAATAAAGCATTTTTAACGCGGGTGATTTACTCAATATGTTTTTTTTAGATAACCCAAAAAAACAGGAACAACTCTTAAGTCATTTCTGTGTTAGTCTTCCGCGTTGCAAACGCTACGATTTTGTTTTAATTTAAGTAGGTACTCGATGCAATCGAGCACCAGTTGGAAAAGTATAAACTAGTTGTTAAAAGACTTAATAATCATTCTGAACTATCTCTTAGAAAAATAGCTAGCATAAGCGGTGTGAGTTTAGCAACTGTACAGAAAGTTAAAAAGATATTAGATAAACAATAGTTTAATATATAATGTTTTTTAATTATTTATTATAATCTCTTGCTTTTAATATTTCTGTTATTTTGTTCAATTTTTCAAACTCTTCATTTATTACTTGTGAAATATTTGTGATTGATTGAAGTGTTATTGTCTGGGTGTTATACATTACTTCATTTATACAATCAAATGATTCTTTCGCTTCACCCGATAACAAATCTTCTAATACAACTAAATGGTACTTTAGTGCAGGTATTTTTTCATTAAGAATTTTAGTCACTTTTTGAAATTCTGTTACTGCTGGCGATATTTCTTGTAGTATATTGTTATATTGATGTGTAAGTAAAAATAAGGTTACATCCGATTGTTCTTCATAATTGATTATCATAGTTTATAGGTTTAATGTTTATTATTTATAGGTTGTACTTGTTTTTTCTATTTCTGGTGCTCGATTGCATCGAGTACCTAATTGTTTTTGAATACTAAATTAAGCGTTTTTATAATGGATAGTTTACTCAAAACGTGATTTTTTTAGATAGCCCAAAAAAAAATAGGAATAACATTTAAGTCATCCCTGTTTTAGTTTTCCGCGTTGCAAACACTACGATTTTGCTTTTAATTAAGTAGGTACTCGATGCAATCGAGCACCAGATGGAGTTATGATTCTCCCTTTGATGACACAACTTTGGTCTTTGCATCAAATATGTGAAATACAACATTTGCTTTATTTCGAGTACGTTTATCATCTGAGATAAAATAATCACAAAATGATGCATGATATGCGTGACTTGAATCCCATAATCTCGCATAGTTCGATTTTTCATTATACTTGTCTTTCCAATAACCAACCAAGTCTAATAATTCAAATACTCCTGCGACTTTGTTGTGCAATCCAAAATCTTCATTATTCGGAAATTGAGCAATTGCATGATCAATTAAACCAAGTAATGAAAACCCACCAAATGCATCTTTTTTTTCATTAATTTGTTCGACAACTTCAGAAGGGCTATAATTATTCAGTTTGGTTATATCTAAATTTAATTGGTTTCTGAATACCGATTTTTGCTCTTCGTTAGTTGAGTTTACCATGCTTTTCATTGCACTTTGTCCAAATTCGACATCAGTAATTGTTTGATAAACTATTGAAGGTTTTTCAATGAGTTTATGTACAATTTTGGTTTTTAATTCATGATATAAATAGTTGTTGTTTGTAATTTTTGTTATTGTATTAAATCGCTTTTCCAAACGTTCTTTGATTTCTTTCGGCGTTCCTTTAATTTCGTGAGCTTCTTGCAAATGAGAGGCAGAATAGAAAAACTGATTGATTTCTTTATCAATATTGTCTATTACATTTTCTATCGAAATATTTCCTTGTTCAATTTCGATAATGATGTTGGTGTCTAAATACGCGGTTTTCATAAATTGCACATAAATTGTATATATGTATGACAAAATCATACAAAGCCACCCAAAACAGGGTAGATATGTATGACAAACGTCAGACTTTAATCAAAACCAAATATATTTAATTTATCTTACAAATTACTAGTGCCTTTAAATTTTGAATTTTTTAAAAACGATATCAATAAAACAAAAACACAAAAAACAGCCCCGATTGCAGTGGAAATCCTCCCGATTTTTCTTCGGGAGATTGCAACGGAAAGCGGGAGGAGACTTCATAA is from Flavobacterium sp. NG2 and encodes:
- a CDS encoding amidohydrolase; this encodes MENPNLPIASLIELRKTLHKHPEVSLNEKETAKRIISFLENYPPDEIETEVGETGILAIYKGAKPGKTVLFRCELDALPIEEINSFEHKSTFEGISHKCGHDGHMAIVCGLATQLHHQRPDSGKVVLLFQPAEEDGRGAVRVNADPKFKTLEPDFVFALHNLPSYPQNQIVVKNNTFTCAVNSIIIKLKGKTSHAGEPEKGINPALALAEITNAFQQHIQADITKDNFCLITSIYIKMGKKAYGISAGAGETHFTVRTDKNEQMKKIETTLETTAKNIAQNHQLDCLIKWTQSFHANENNAAAVDYVRKAAFVKGFDVFEKESPFTWGEDFGIFTQQYAGAMFGLGAGIDTPALHNPDYDFPDGIIPTGVNIFHQIVKQITDAH
- a CDS encoding GNAT family N-acetyltransferase, whose product is MEFKIINTTSGEDKIYTNQAIAQFLFTHLEQYGDAVEDISKCIDYVMNPHRGGNIVVGIDENKIVGVVILNSTGMKGFIPENILVYIAVDNSQRGKGYGKQLMEKAISIADGNIALHVEPDNPARKLYEKLGFTNKYLEMRLIK
- a CDS encoding sodium:solute symporter family protein yields the protein MQFTAFDAFGKIPFTIQALNNLKYNTMHVIDFIIFIVYMLAMLGVGYYFYKKNKTAEDFYVSGRSMNSWHIGLSVVATDVGGGFSIGLGGLGFTIGISGSWMLFTGLIGAWLSAVFLIPKVSELGHKHKFFTFPQIFNHFYNAKVALLAGIISAIGYIGFTSSQVLAGAKLASATIEGLNIQTALIVMGLIAVIYTAIGGLKAVIYTDTIQWIVLISGLIFIGIPMAYHAVGGYDAIVSSLPAEHLRLTNINGYQILNWSITIIPIWFVGMTLYQRIYACKGEKEAKKAWLIAGVFEWPIMAFMGVILGMLAKVAANQGMFTGITDANSMDSEMGLPVLLATILPVGLMGLMLSSYFSAILSTADSCLMAASGNIVTDIIAKFSKKELSHKKELQLSQIVTLAVGFFAILLASQMQNVLELMLYSYAFMVSGLFIPVLGALFWKKSHPIAAFWSMLLGGATTIILILTKNKLPLGIQLPEKLDANIYGISISLLLFISLSIYHFNKNEKQYGIQNN
- a CDS encoding YifB family Mg chelatase-like AAA ATPase; the protein is MLVKVFGSAVFGVEATTITVEVNIDKGIGYHLVGLPDNAIKESSYRIAAALKNNEYHFPGKKIIVNMAPADLRKEGSAYDLTLTIGILAASNQIKMDEIDKYIIMGELSLDGSLQPIKGALPIAIKAKEEGFKGFFLPKQNVKEAAIVAGLDVYGVENVLEVIDFFNGKGSLEPTRIDTRAEFYKDLDFPEFDFSDVKGQESIKRCMEIAAAGGHNIILIGPPGAGKTMLAKRLPSILPPMTLREALETTKIHSVAGKLKEVGLMNQRPFRSPHHTISNVALVGGGSYPQPGEISMAHNGVLFLDELPEFKRDVLEVMRQPLEDREVTISRAKFTVTYPSSFMLVASMNPSPSGFFNDPDAPQTSSPHEMQRYLSKISGPLLDRIDIHIEVTPVPFEKLSDDRKAEASVDIRKRVTAAREFQSFRFQEMEHIHYNAQMNTKHIREFCALDEESKQLLKTAMERLNLSARAYDRILKVSRTIADLEASPNVGPSHIAEAIQYRSLDRDGWLG
- a CDS encoding transposase, which codes for MAKIVRLSEFQYKFSIFTINENFDSFYAQFLKTDLGKIYLSMPFSELSQAFKLKDSNKGTHCYFSPKGKIALMMLKNYYGCSDKKLIELLNGNIFMQFFCDILIPIDKPLTNFKIVSQIRMELSKGLNIRKSQEILAKNWIPFMSDLDKIFTDATCYESEVRFPTNQKLLWECVQWNYKQMEALCGMLKIKLPRTKYLDWCRRYNEYSKKRKKQSKHRTKVTRGLLKLLYKLNAELNKIENQNSFEATKKYKNQRSLIAKVYQQQSQIFKTGKSVPDRIISISKSYIRPIVRGKEVKQVEFGAKVNKIQIDGINFIEHIQYRAFNEGTRLQSTVFCAQNLTKTKVKMLGADAIYATNKNRTFTTSNNIQTDFVRKGKAGKNEEQRKILAKEIKKERSTRLEGSFGKEKEHYNLKKIKAKTQKSEMLWIFFGIHTGNALEIGRRILKQQQILAA